A single genomic interval of Arctopsyche grandis isolate Sample6627 chromosome 8, ASM5162203v2, whole genome shotgun sequence harbors:
- the LOC143915535 gene encoding zinc finger MYM-type protein 1-like, protein MDIENNNESGLVVEINNNCNCLIENVLKRRFASLPFNEKEIIVKSPKPTPILNIQSKTKTFKRYFNTETYEKISWICGCAHLTKLFCWPCILFSQEVNVWSKFGFSDLNNLSKSRKRHECSQAHICSAAQFKKFGKGPRIENFLSAQFKANIEMHNKEVTANRYILSKLISAICFLAKQEQPLRGHFEHQESENRGNYIELLYLLSESDIKLKTHLDNSTVFTGLSNHIQNDLVSAISKVLLDEIKTEIRASKFVSIIVDESTDISRKAQLSTIFRYVDENNEIQERFVGFVDVSPNRTANALFQHIRETLEEFGCLDKLIAQTYDGAAVMSGEHNGVQRKIRDICPNSLFVHCYAHRLNLVLSQSVKHISGCKRFFSRMLSFSTFFCKSSRRISLLDCQIKKRFPTAAPTRWNYNSKILNMILEYQTELMEIFNQIINDEDEWDTDAVINAEVLHRYLKEFEFNFNLHLFSAIFNSADFLFEILQKKTFDISYCVSEIKKFVKYLDNKKDDFDSLWNKVITKNFNRKRKYAECEEDVKTTYKLHYSEILETLSVNTTNRFRDIENLKFLEFFNVKKFKEYENNFPDFLFKSLHLTYGKYFDFMKLKSELIYMYSTQDFHLKSINDVKELIVKDDLIDVLEQVFSLIQLICTIPSTSASAERSFSTMKRIKTFTRSSQSEERLSGLALIAIEKKIMSNLKNNKKFYDAVIDEFCKKERRIKLNFKK, encoded by the coding sequence atggatatcgaaaataacaatgagagtggacttgtcgtcgagatcaataataattgcaattgtttaattgaaaatgtgctgaaaagaagatttgcttctctcccatttaatgaaaaggagattattgttaagagccccaaacccacaccaatattaaatattcagtctaaaacaaaaacatttaaaaggtattttaacacagaaacatacgaaaaaatttcatggatttgtggatgtgctcacttaacgaaattattctgttggccatgtattttattttctcaagaagtgaatgtctggagtaaatttggattttctgacctaaacaatttaagtaaatcgcgcaagagacatgaatgttctcaagctcacatatgttctgctgctcaatttaaaaaatttggaaagggacctcgtatagaaaattttttaagtgctcaatttaaagcaaatattgaaatgcacaacaaagaagttactgcaaatagatacattttgtcgaaattaataagcgcgatctgttttttagcaaaacaagaacaacctttacgaggacattttgagcaccaggaatcggaaaatagagggaattatattgaattgctgtatctgttgagtgaatcagacataaaattgaaaactcatttagataactctacggtgtttactggactatcgaaccatatacaaaatgacttggtatccgcaatatcaaaagtcttgctagatgagattaaaactgaaatacgtgcatcaaaatttgtttccataattgtggacgaatctacagatatcagtcgcaaagctcagctatctactatttttagatatgtagatgaaaataatgaaattcaggagagatttgttggatttgtcgatgttagtcccaatagaacagctaatgctctttttcagcacatacgtgagaccttggaagaatttggttgtttggacaaattaattgcacaaacgtacgatggagcggctgtaatgtccggggagcataatggagtgcaacgaaaaattcgagatatttgtcctaattctttatttgtccattgttacgctcacagattgaatttagttttgtcgcaatctgttaaacatatatccggatgcaaacgttttttcagccgtatgttgtcattttcaacttttttttgtaagtcttcaagaagaatttcccttctcgattgtcaaataaaaaaacgatttcccactgctgcccctacacgatggaactacaatagcaaaattttaaatatgatattagaatatcaaacagaattaatggaaatatttaatcaaataattaatgacgaagacgaatgggatactgatgctgtcataaatgctgaagtccttcatcgttatttaaaagagtttgaattcaatttcaatttgcatttattttctgcaatatttaattcggcagattttttatttgaaattttacaaaaaaaaacctttgacatatcgtattgcgtaagtgaaattaaaaaatttgtaaaatatttagataacaaaaaagacgattttgattcattgtggaacaaagtaataactaaaaattttaatagaaaaagaaaatatgctgaatgtgaagaagatgtgaaaacaacgtataaacttcactattctgaaattttagaaactctttcagtaaatacaaccaatcgatttcgagatatcgaaaatttaaaatttctcgaattttttaacgtcaaaaaatttaaagaatatgaaaataattttccagatttcctatttaaatcactccacctaacttatggaaaatactttgattttatgaaattaaaaagcgaattaatttacatgtactcaacgcaagattttcatttgaaatctataaatgacgtaaaggaattaattgtgaaagatgatctaatagacgttttggaacaagtatttagtttaatacaattaatttgtacgataccttccacgagcgcatcggctgaacgatcattttcgactatgaaaagaattaaaacgttcaccagaagtagtcaaagtgaagaaagactctctggtcttgctttaattgcaatcgaaaagaaaataatgtcaaatttaaaaaacaataaaaaattctatgatgcggttatcgatgaattttgtaaaaaggaacgaagaataaaattaaattttaaaaaataa